A window of Hevea brasiliensis isolate MT/VB/25A 57/8 chromosome 14, ASM3005281v1, whole genome shotgun sequence contains these coding sequences:
- the LOC110649691 gene encoding uncharacterized protein LOC110649691 isoform X2, with translation MENKRQQSGASSFDHLFGPKDSSSSSSSSSSSVFGSIFSPPSTGLGRDTSGIIGNQAGNGKYGNPDNSTQSNKGISKDSSYVYQNETVEPCYFSSSIYYGGQENYSPRTKNSESHHTFKKDDRNDDPNGNNSNSASRGNWWQGSLYY, from the exons ATGGAAAACAAGAGGCAGCAGAGTGGTGCTTCTTCTTTTGATCATCTTTTTGGTCCCAAagactcttcttcttcttcttcttcttcttcatcaagTGTTTTTGGGTCTATTTTCTCTCCTCCATCGACG GGGCTGGGGAGGGATACTTCAGGAATTATTGGAAATCAAGCTGGAAATGGCAAATATGGGAATCCAG ATAATTCCACTCAAAGTAACAAGGGGATAAGCAAAGATTCAAGTTATGTTTATCAAAATGAAACAGTGGAACCTTGTTATTTCAGCTCATCTATCTACTATGGTGGCCAAGAAAATTATTCTCCAAGAACCAAGAACTCTGAATCTCACCATACT TTCAAGAAAGATGATAGAAATGATGATCCTAATGGCAATAATTCAAACAGTGCTTCAAGAGGGAATTGGTGGCAGG GTTCACTCTACTACTAG
- the LOC110649691 gene encoding uncharacterized protein LOC110649691 isoform X1 — protein sequence MENKRQQSGASSFDHLFGPKDSSSSSSSSSSSVFGSIFSPPSTGLGRDTSGIIGNQAGNGKYGNPDNSTQSNKGISKDSSYVYQNETVEPCYFSSSIYYGGQENYSPRTKNSESHHTQFKKDDRNDDPNGNNSNSASRGNWWQGSLYY from the exons ATGGAAAACAAGAGGCAGCAGAGTGGTGCTTCTTCTTTTGATCATCTTTTTGGTCCCAAagactcttcttcttcttcttcttcttcttcatcaagTGTTTTTGGGTCTATTTTCTCTCCTCCATCGACG GGGCTGGGGAGGGATACTTCAGGAATTATTGGAAATCAAGCTGGAAATGGCAAATATGGGAATCCAG ATAATTCCACTCAAAGTAACAAGGGGATAAGCAAAGATTCAAGTTATGTTTATCAAAATGAAACAGTGGAACCTTGTTATTTCAGCTCATCTATCTACTATGGTGGCCAAGAAAATTATTCTCCAAGAACCAAGAACTCTGAATCTCACCATACT CAGTTCAAGAAAGATGATAGAAATGATGATCCTAATGGCAATAATTCAAACAGTGCTTCAAGAGGGAATTGGTGGCAGG GTTCACTCTACTACTAG
- the LOC110649692 gene encoding putative lipid-transfer protein DIR1 has translation MAALLKSLCFLIFLVIIGIARFNRVDGAGECGKSITPDREAFKLAPCASAAQDENAAVSAQCCAQVKKIGQNPACLCAVMLSNTAKSSGVNPEIAVTIPKRCNIADRPVGYKCGAYTLP, from the exons atggcaGCTCTCTTGAAGTCTCTTTGCTTTCTGATTTTTCTTGTAATAATAGGAATTGCCAGGTTTAATCGAGTTGATGGGGCTGGAGAATGTGGGAAATCCATCACTCCTGACAGAGAAGCTTTCAAGCTGGCACCCTGTGCATCGGCAGCCCAAGATGAAAATGCTGCAGTTTCTGCCCAATGCTGTGCTCAAGTAAAAAAAATTGGCCAGAACCCAGCCTGTCTTTGTGCTGTTATGCTTTCTAATACAGCTAAGAGTTCGGGAGTCAATCCAGAAATTGCAGTCACCATTCCCAAACGTTGCAACATTGCTGATCGTCCTGTGGGCTACAAGTGTGGAG CTTATACACTGCCTTGA
- the LOC110649690 gene encoding uncharacterized protein LOC110649690, translating to MTTTIHISALDGIINVNSLFTFAVFVGLAWSPTDPNSSLVNDPTSPCAAGPSIVENIVSFHVFSFSSFLFSSLIALALKQALRISKTSGSRAHSNHLAEFFVLVNKNSFRDGMLASGVGSVVGSVFLMLALINVVQFKLGTLACGSGDSFAAVVPLVIFVSSALLIYSCIVLYAFFGC from the coding sequence ATGACCACCACCATCCACATCTCCGCCCTCGACGGTATCATCAATGTGAACTCCCTCTTCACTTTCGCCGTCTTCGTCGGTCTAGCCTGGAGCCCAACCGATCCTAACAGCTCCCTTGTCAACGATCCCACCTCCCCTTGCGCCGCCGGCCCTTCCATTGTTGAGAACATTGTCTCCTTTCATGTTTTCTCCTTCAGCTCCTTCCTCTTCTCCAGCTTGATCGCTCTCGCGCTGAAGCAAGCTCTTCGGATTTCCAAAACCTCCGGTTCTCGCGCTCATTCCAATCACTTAGCCGAGTTCTTCGTGCTCGTGAACAAGAATTCGTTTCGGGACGGGATGCTAGCTTCGGGTGTTGGGTCGGTTGTTGGGAGCGTGTTCTTGATGCTGGCGTTGATTAATGTGGTTCAGTTCAAGCTCGGAACTTTGGCTTGTGGAAGTGGGGATAGTTTCGCTGCTGTTGTGCCTCTTGTGATTTTTGTCTCTAGTGCTCTCTTGATTTATTCGTGTATCGTTTTGTATGCTTTTTTTGGTTGCTAA
- the LOC110649689 gene encoding rop guanine nucleotide exchange factor 7-like encodes MESTVNKNGAAEGFDKIKNGSESVTESRDSSSLSSESSSTEEVKTVGCDSPSPLGWPIRKAGECKNLLASGGNEDQEKTHLEDSKFKKLGSKISEIDMMKERFAKLLLGEDMSGSGKGVCTALAISNAITNLCVTIFGQLWRLEPLPPEKKSMWRREMEWLLCVGDHIVELVPSWQTFPDGSKLEIMTCRPRSDLFINLPALRKLDNMLLEILDTFSIAEFWYVDQGIVAPDADGSTSFRKAIQRQEEKWWLPVPRIPAGGLSDNSRKQLNHTRECTHQILKAAMAINSIALAEMDVPDSYLESLPKNGRACLGDFIYRYITSDLFSAECLLDCLDLSTEHVALEIANRVESAIYVWRRRAHSKPQTNPNRSAAKSSWEMVKDLMVDVDKRELLAERAESLLLSLKQRFPSLSQTTLDTSKIQFNKDVGKSILESYSRVLESLAFNTVARIDDLLYVDDLTKHSDKLSVTTVSVIAHKKVSIPYSMPVSGTPYKTFSTPSFSPVPPLISPAMGEKTPFLHNTTTSNNSNKLHRRGFGVKKVLTNYLGVDTKPKICGNSTEATCPNPNANSTAGRGLENMTAKAYQNAPRYTLD; translated from the exons atGGAAAGTACAGTGAATAAGAATGGTGCTGCAGAAGGATTTGACAAGATTAAAAATGGGTCTGAGTCAGTGACTGAGTCAAGAGATAGCAGCAGTTTGAGTTCTGAGTCTAGTTCTACTGAGGAAGTGAAGACTGTGGGGTGTGATTCGCCCTCTCCTTTGGGTTGGCCGATAAGGAAAGCTGGAGAGTGCAAGAACTTGTTAGCCTCTGGTGGAAATGAAGATCAAGAGAAAACCCATTTAGAGGATTCCAAGTTTAAAAAGCTGGGATCGAAGATTTCAG AGATTGATATGATGAAGGAGAGGTTTGCAAAATTGTTGCTTGGTGAAGACATGTCAGGGTCTGGAAAAGGGGTTTGCACAGCATTGGCTATCTCAAATGCCATTACTAACCTCTGTG TTACTATTTTTGGGCAACTGTGGAGACTGGAGCCACTGcctccagagaagaaatcaatGTGGAGAAGAGAGATGGAGTGGCTTCTTTGTGTCGGTGATCACATTGTGGAATTAGTGCCCTCTTGGCAAACATTTCCTGATGGTAGTAAGCTAGAG ATCATGACTTGCAGGCCAAGATCAGATCTTTTTATCAATCTCCCAGCTCTGCGTAAACTGGACAATATGCTTCTT GAAATACTAGATACTTTTTCCATTGCAGAGTTTTGGTATGTTGATCAAGGCATTGTAGCCCCAGATGCAGATGGGTCAACCTCTTTCCGCAAAGCAATTCAGAGGCAAGAGGAGAAGTGGTGGCTGCCTGTACCCCGTATCCCTGCAGGTGGTCTCAGTGATAATTCAAGAAAGCAGTTGAACCACACAAGGGAATGCACACATCAAATACTAAAAGCTGCAATGGCAATAAACAGCATTGCTTTAGCTGAAATGGATGTTCCTGATTCATACTTGGAGTCACTTCCAAAG AACGGGAGAGCTTGTCTAGGGGACTTCATATACCGGTATATTACTTCAGATCTGTTCTCTGCAGAGTGCCTACTTGATTGCCTAGACCTGTCCACTGAGCATGTTGCTCTAGAGATTGCAAACCGTGTGGAATCTGCAATCTATGTGTGGCGTAGGAGAGCTCATTCAAAACCTCAAACTAATCCAAACCGGTCCGCTGCAAAGTCATCATGGGAGATGGTCAAGGACTTAATGGTTGATGTAGATAAGAGGGAACTGCTTGCAGAAAGAGCAGAAAGTCTCCTGCTTTCCTTGAAGCAGCGTTTCCCTAGTCTTAGCCAGACCACATTGGACACCAGTAAAATCCAATTCAACAAG gATGTTGGAAAATCCATTCTTGAAAGCTATTCAAGAGTTCTGGAGAGCTTGGCATTTAACACCGTGGCTCGTATCGATGATTTGCTGTATGTGGATGACTTGACTAAACATTCAGACAAATTATCAGTTACCACAGTCAGTGTCATTGCTCACAAGAAAGTTTCAATCCCTTACTCCATGCCTGTCTCGGGCACTCCATATAAAACATTTAGCACACCAAGCTTTTCACCTGTACCACCACTTATTAGCCCTGCAATGGGGGAGAAAACTCCATTTCTCCACAACACCACCACCTCCAACAACAGTAACAAGCTTCACCGTCGTGGGTTCGGAGTAAAAAAAGTCTTGACAAATTATCTCGGTGTTGATACAAAACCAAAGATTTGTGGCAATTCAACTGAAGCAACATGTCCTAATCCAAACGCAAACAGCACAGCAGGTCGAGGGCTTGAAAATATGACAGCTAAAGCATATCAAAATGCTCCTAGATATACACTAGACTAA